Proteins from a genomic interval of Brachybacterium vulturis:
- a CDS encoding histone-like nucleoid-structuring protein Lsr2 has product MARKTKTVLVDDIDGSVATSTVTFALDGVRYEIDLNDENASEMRSDFVTWTSSARRIGGRAKRGTGSGNEAKLIRDWAGRNGYVVSDRGRIPVTVKEAYLKSS; this is encoded by the coding sequence ATGGCTCGTAAGACGAAAACCGTCCTGGTCGATGACATCGACGGATCAGTTGCGACCAGCACCGTTACTTTCGCATTGGATGGTGTCCGCTACGAGATCGACTTGAACGACGAGAACGCATCCGAGATGCGCTCGGATTTCGTGACGTGGACGTCGTCCGCGCGACGCATCGGGGGTCGTGCGAAGCGTGGAACGGGCTCGGGGAATGAGGCGAAGCTGATCCGCGACTGGGCCGGGAGAAACGGGTACGTTGTCTCCGATCGCGGACGCATCCCGGTCACGGTGAAGGAGGCGTACCTCAAGTCCAGCTGA